AACCGATTAAACAGGTGACACGGTGCGGTCAATGCCGACACTGGAACAGTTGGAAAGCAGAATGCCGCGTAGGATACTACACAACCGCTAGCACGAAGCCATGCACTCAGGCGCTACCGAGAACGGAGACCAGTAAGCCATGACTGAGCGAACTATAACAAGCGATGTTCCCAGCGGCATGCCACAGGAACCGCTCTCAGCGGAAGCGGTTGAGTGGCGCAAAAACCTCAAAAAACTTGCAGCACAACAGCAGAAAAGCTACCCGTGCTTCGCGCAGTTCTGCGATGAACCCGAACACAAAGTTGGCTTCAAACCCGCACGCGTCGCCAAATGGCTATCGGAAAACGAGAACTTCAAAACTGACCGCAAGACCGACATGCTATACTACGGCGATGCAGCAAAAGGCGTTTGGACAGCAAACGGAGAAGTGAAACTTCAAGAAATCTTAGCAGTAATTCTCGGCGAAGAGAACCGTGTAAGCTACTACACAAACATACTGCACGCTTTGAAAGCGTTAACTTACTGCGACATTGAGTTTAGCCGAAAAATTGCGGTGGAAAACGGCTTGTTAAACGTTGAAACAGGTGAATTAACGCCTTTCACACTTGAGGAAATGGCTTTCTACGCGCTGCCCGTAGCGTATAACGCTGAAGCACAATGCCCTAACTGGCTTGAGTTTCTAAAACAAGTTGTGGCACAAGAGGATATCCCAACACTGCAAGAGTGGAGCGGTTACCTGTTGTTGCCCGACTACCGCTTCCACAACCTCACGTGGATTTACGGCGGCGGCAGAAACGGTAAGGGTGTTTGGCAGCGCACAATGGAAGGAATACTCGGAGCGGAAAACGTCTCCAGCGTTGCATTGGAAGAGTTTGACGGAAGCCACAGGTTCGCGATGCGGCAACTCTACGGCAAACTGTTCAACCCATGCAGTGAACCCACAACAAACCGAGTGCTGCAAACAGCGCTGCTCAAAAAGGCAACTGGGCAGGACACAATAAGCGCTGAGTGTAAGGGAAAAGACAAGAGGATAGATTTCAGAAATGTGGCTAAAATCACGGTTATCGCAAACAAGTTCCCAAAAGTTAGAGACACAACAACCGCATTTAAAGAGCGCCGACTCTTCATAAAGTTCCCAAACGAGTTCACTGGAAAAAACGTTATCGCTAACTTGGAACAGATTTGGCTTGGTAACGCGGAAGAGCGCAGCGGCATACTAAATTGGATGCTGCAAGGCTTACAGCGTTTGCTATCGCAAGGCTACTTCACGGAAAGCAAAAGCCAAGAAGAAACAGAGATAGCCTTTGAACGCGCCAGCGACACAATAAGCGCGTTCTTAAATCAAATCGCAATTTTCGACAAAAACCTCGTAACTACACGAGCAGAAGCATATAACGCTTACAAAGAATATTGCGATGTTTTCGGGCTTGAAACAGAAAACGAAAAGGTATTTACACAGCGCCTAAAAGAAACGCCAAGAATCAGCGTAACAACAGTTAGCAAACCGAACCGTCTCAGAGCATGGAAAGGGTTGGGTTTGAGGAAGTTGAATGATGATGGTTCGGTGTCACCTGTATCAGATGTATCACTTCAACATGGGGTTATACCTCAGGCAAATTCCGATGAGTTGTCAAAAAATAGGGAGAGTATATCACATGCTACAAGTGATACAGGTGATACAAGTCAACCTTTGGTTGCGGCTAAGGACTGCGTTCACTTCCATAAAGCCAGTTGCATGCATCCTAACCCGAACTGTTTAACGCCTTTGTTCAATTGTCCTAGCGTGTGCCGAGA
The Candidatus Bathyarchaeota archaeon DNA segment above includes these coding regions:
- a CDS encoding phage/plasmid primase, P4 family, with amino-acid sequence MTERTITSDVPSGMPQEPLSAEAVEWRKNLKKLAAQQQKSYPCFAQFCDEPEHKVGFKPARVAKWLSENENFKTDRKTDMLYYGDAAKGVWTANGEVKLQEILAVILGEENRVSYYTNILHALKALTYCDIEFSRKIAVENGLLNVETGELTPFTLEEMAFYALPVAYNAEAQCPNWLEFLKQVVAQEDIPTLQEWSGYLLLPDYRFHNLTWIYGGGRNGKGVWQRTMEGILGAENVSSVALEEFDGSHRFAMRQLYGKLFNPCSEPTTNRVLQTALLKKATGQDTISAECKGKDKRIDFRNVAKITVIANKFPKVRDTTTAFKERRLFIKFPNEFTGKNVIANLEQIWLGNAEERSGILNWMLQGLQRLLSQGYFTESKSQEETEIAFERASDTISAFLNQIAIFDKNLVTTRAEAYNAYKEYCDVFGLETENEKVFTQRLKETPRISVTTVSKPNRLRAWKGLGLRKLNDDGSVSPVSDVSLQHGVIPQANSDELSKNRESISHATSDTGDTSQPLVAAKDCVHFHKASCMHPNPNCLTPLFNCPSVCRDFKPYSGSVTAPSDYPRYPEPEHGEG